TCAGCCCGGCCAGAAACGACAACAGCCGCACATGGGGTGCGGCTGTTGAAGGTAAACGGTCCTGCGAAGAACTTACTTCTTCTGGCCGCAGACATAGGAGTTGATTTCGGCGCCGAGCGGAATTTCGGTAACCTTCGGGGTGTTCCAGGCCATGACGA
The sequence above is drawn from the Asaia bogorensis NBRC 16594 genome and encodes:
- the pqqA gene encoding pyrroloquinoline quinone precursor peptide PqqA — its product is MAWNTPKVTEIPLGAEINSYVCGQKK